A stretch of Henckelia pumila isolate YLH828 chromosome 4, ASM3356847v2, whole genome shotgun sequence DNA encodes these proteins:
- the LOC140859950 gene encoding uncharacterized protein has protein sequence MDPCSFVRIFWANLALKFPDKTHLSSLSFFCKFKLKGFPTQVSDVTVLAAESGPFESRIQGCLTLRKAELESLMSKSSCLKCEIYRRSAAGGNGGCGFANGVKLLGCVAVPLDLRSIMENNRNNRRSVIQNGWVAIGGSGVKLHLNVRAEPDPRFVFRFDGEPECSPQVFQINGHVQQPVFTCKFGFRNSGDRILRSRSSLSEPSTSTSCFSAFTEEKEEAPEERKGWSITVHDLSGSPVAAASMVTPFVPSPGTNSVSKSNPGAWLILRPGHSTFQPWGRLEAWRQGKDVGYRFELIPDDGMDSIRLANSSISTKYGGNFSIDISNGPTPITSPNSSFDLSSGSGSELGSTSGSGSWANFFYRGFVMSSTVEGSGKCSKPEVEVGVQHVTCTEDAAVFVALAAAMDLSMDACKLFSRKLRKELRQENLD, from the exons ATGGATCCATGTTCTTTTGTTCGGATTTTCTGGGCCAATCTGGCGTTGAAGTTTCCTGACAAAACCCATCTCTCGTCCCTTTCGTTTTTCTGCAAATTCAAGCTCAAAGGGTTTCCCACCCAGGTTTCAGATGTCACGGTCCTTGCGGCGGAAAGCGGCCCGTTTGAGAGCAGAATTCAGGGTTGTCTCACCTTGAGGAAGGCGGAATTGGAGAGTTTGATGAGCAAGTCTTCTTGTCTCAAGTGTGAGATTTACAGGAGAAGTGCTGCTGGAGGAAATGGCGGTTGTGGGTTTGCCAATGGCGTGAAGCTCTTGGGCTGCGTTGCGGTGCCGTTGGATTTGAGGAGTATTATGGAAAATAATCGGAATAATCGAAGAAGTGTGATTCAGAATGGGTGGGTTGCGATCGGTGGTTCGGGGGTGAAATTGCACTTGAATGTGAGGGCCGAGCCCGACCCGAGATTTGTCTTTCGGTTTGATGGGGAACCCGAGTGCAGCCCGCAGGTTTTCCAGATCAACGGCCATGTGCAACAGCCTGTTTTCACTTGCAAGTTCGGGTTCAGGAATTCTGGGGATAGGATTTTGAGATCCAG ATCATCGCTGTCGGAACCAAGTACCTCAACCAGCTGTTTCAGTGCATTTACAGAAGAAAAAGAGGAGGCCCCGGAAGAACGAAAAGGGTGGTCGATCACTGTCCACGACCTCTCCGGCTCGCCGGTGGCTGCTGCATCGATGGTTACACCATTTGTTCCATCACCTGGCACTAATAGCGTCAGCAAATCGAATCCTGGAGCATGGCTCATTCTTAGACCAGGCCACAGCACGTTCCAGCCTTGGGGACGCCTCGAGGCGTGGCGTCAGGGGAAAGACGTTGGCTACCGATTCGAGCTCATACCCGACGATGGCATGGACTCGATCCGACTTGCGAATTCCTCCATTAGCACAAAATATGGAGGGAATTTCAGCATAGACATCAGTAACGGTCCAACTCCTATAACTAGTCCTAATAGTAGCTTTGATCTCAGTTCGGGATCAGGGTCCGAGTTGGGGTCGACGTCCGGTTCGGGATCTTGGGCGAATTTTTTCTACAGAGGATTCGTGATGTCATCTACCGTGGAGGGCAGCGGCAAGTGCAGCAAGCCAGAGGTGGAAGTTGGGGTGCAACATGTGACCTGCACGGAGGACGCTGCTGTTTTCGTGGCTTTGGCTGCTGCCATGGATTTAAGCATGGACGCTTGTAAGCTGTTCTCTCGGAAGCTCAGGAAAGAACTGAGACAAGAGAATCTTGATTAG
- the LOC140864683 gene encoding uncharacterized protein — protein MYRQFVKTNQRSKEIKVKHVWQICLFLGVCFWLIYQVKPSHDEKKGFDESDVQVSLPSGHSEMIFVKLGRKGIHSRLEEMSVEDVEENKHEEDGLEDKKDEENESGGVDGGDETFDDAEVDQENSVVGEREGEEVVENENIEEKDPADIDDQMEKESSVEETDHNGDDESSHEAREEHYKADDASSAVSHETRVAGMENENEQIEDILEHGLEENASEETDEGEKRKELEVVEAGEMVKDDAEPNVTYNENEENMWSNDSNPRSETKEAESEYVPEILTLDTFSEDLNLQGTGLEKANYSTLNVDDNHLDSELTGTYETKISKSEGTENLEEIRQDSIDSSDSSEEKGAEDVGADLDTLPEIHTEDTNNEDAAAA, from the coding sequence ATGTACCGGCAGTTCGTGAAAACGAACCAGAGATCGAAGGAAATCAAGGTTAAGCATGTCTGGCAGATATGTTTGTTCCTCGGTGTTTGCTTCTGGTTAATATACCAAGTGAAGCCTTCTCACGATGAGAAGAAAGGATTTGATGAAAGTGATGTGCAAGTTTCGCTTCCCAGTGGTCATAGTGAAATGATTTTTGTAAAACTCGGAAGAAAAGGTATCCATTCCCGACTGGAGGAAATGAGTGTGGAAGATGTGGAGGAAAATAAGCATGAAGAAGATGGGCTAGAAGACAAGAAAGACGAGGAAAATGAGAGTGGAGGCGTGGATGGCGGAGATGAGACGTTTGATGATGCTGAAGTTGATCAAGAAAATTCCGTCGTTGGTGAAAGGGAGGGGGAAGAAGTTGTTGAGAatgaaaatattgaagaaaaagaTCCGGCAGATATTGATGATCAAATGGAGAAGGAAAGTTCGGTGGAGGAAACAGATCATAATGGAGATGATGAGAGTTCGCACGAGGCGCGTGAGGAACATTACAAGGCTGATGATGCTTCTAGTGCAGTGAGTCATGAAACCCGAGTGGCAGGTATGGAAAATGAGAATGAACAGATCGAGGACATTCTTGAACATGGATTGGAAGAGAACGCCAGCGAGGAAACCGATGAAGGTGAGAAGAGGAAAGAGTTGGAAGTAGTAGAAGCTGGTGAAATGGTTAAAGATGATGCAGAGCCAAATGTGACTTACAATGAAAACGAGGAAAATATGTGGTCGAATGACTCGAATCCTCGCTCGGAAACAAAGGAGGCTGAATCAGAATATGTTCCTGAGATTCTCACATTGGATACATTCTCGGAGGACTTGAACCTACAAGGTACTGGTTTAGAGAAGGCCAACTATTCTACCTTAAACGTGGATGATAACCATTTAGACTCTGAGTTAACTGGTACTTATGAAACCAAAATCTCGAAGTCTGAAGGGACCGAAAATCTTGAAGAAATACGACAGGATTCAATAGACTCATCCGATTCATCAGAGGAGAAAGGCGCCGAAGATGTCGGTGCAGATCTTGATACACTCCCTGAGATACACACCGAAGACACAAACAATGAAGATGCAGCAgcagcatga